One Leptolyngbya sp. 'hensonii' DNA segment encodes these proteins:
- a CDS encoding Uma2 family endonuclease: protein MGTILNLAPITTLTRQQFYQLCLANPDVPMERSPTGDLIIMTPIGGEGSNQEAHLILKVGIWNEGTGLGMVFSSQTVFSLPGGGDRSPDVAWVRLERWQKLGQEDREGFPPICPDFVIELRSRSDRLKPLQDKMREYLACGLQLGWLINRQDQRVEIYRAGQAVEVVAMPISLSGEAVLPGFVLEVR from the coding sequence ATGGGGACTATCTTGAACTTAGCGCCAATTACGACCCTGACACGGCAGCAATTTTATCAGTTATGTCTGGCAAATCCGGATGTGCCCATGGAACGATCGCCCACGGGAGACTTAATTATCATGACCCCCATAGGTGGAGAGGGTAGCAATCAGGAAGCGCATTTGATCCTCAAAGTTGGAATCTGGAATGAAGGCACTGGATTGGGGATGGTGTTTAGCTCTCAGACGGTGTTTAGTTTACCAGGAGGGGGCGATCGTTCACCGGATGTTGCCTGGGTCCGGTTGGAGCGCTGGCAGAAGTTGGGCCAGGAGGACCGGGAAGGATTTCCACCGATCTGCCCCGATTTTGTGATTGAGTTGCGCTCTCGCAGCGATCGTCTAAAGCCATTGCAGGACAAGATGCGGGAATACCTTGCCTGTGGGTTGCAGTTGGGCTGGTTGATCAATCGGCAGGATCAGCGGGTAGAAATTTATCGGGCAGGACAGGCTGTAGAGGTGGTGGCGATGCCAATCTCCCTTTCCGGGGAGGCAGTGTTGCCAGGGTTTGTGCTAGAGGTACGTTGA
- a CDS encoding adenylate/guanylate cyclase domain-containing protein, with product MLHRWQFWQRSPASQGIPSRSKPQRFAVPALLGYALIGFWSVSGAIATAVDWDRAQQLELTLQSRFQEIRNSITHPTPPNNLIILAMDDDSFVQAAEFYRSDPKTYASLGNIQVWPWKRAAYAEVIEKLMQAGARSVALDVILADPSDSPEDDRRLQEVLRRYAGRVVLAAQFTSSDTPAGMKQALVTPTDLFPNVPLTLGLINFQLAADQRLRHLPDQIQAEVLRDLGLEQPILPFYRSVLQISNLPQAEFHPGDFIFYYGPAGKTFRHVPFWEVLHPGNWQVHLKQQTFKDKVVLIGPTALDLQDFQLTPVGKMAGIEIHANAMATALENRALSQGIPDPLFRGLLVLIGALGAGIVLSTIPKRPAGNFLWAMGITIAWGTLSYFSFTYNRQIFPTVVPMLTIFLSGITSLTTGAISSQMEQRRLQRTLERYVAAPIVQQILLNYSNDFQSLLQGRKVKAAIMFCDIRGFTTLSYKLEPEQLINQLNDYFDAMVNVILAAGGTLDKFIGDAVMAEFGSPLSSGEHKDVMNAVQAALGMRYALCELRKQWQQEGKILFFNGIGINFGELLVGDIGSDKRREFAAIGDAVNVASRVESMTKNFETDILITDSVYELVRDEVEVQDVGKHALKGREEPVQLYILIGLKGKDQTLYKQVQEDLHMYLSQAKE from the coding sequence ATGCTGCATCGATGGCAATTTTGGCAACGCTCCCCTGCTTCCCAGGGCATCCCATCCAGAAGTAAGCCTCAGCGCTTTGCGGTACCGGCCCTGCTGGGGTATGCCCTAATTGGTTTTTGGTCCGTGAGCGGAGCAATTGCCACCGCTGTTGATTGGGATCGAGCCCAACAATTGGAGTTGACCCTACAGAGCCGGTTTCAGGAGATTCGCAATTCGATTACCCATCCAACCCCACCGAACAATCTCATTATCCTGGCAATGGATGATGATTCCTTCGTTCAGGCTGCAGAATTCTACAGAAGTGACCCCAAAACCTATGCCAGTCTGGGCAATATCCAGGTCTGGCCCTGGAAACGGGCAGCCTACGCTGAGGTGATTGAAAAGCTGATGCAGGCTGGAGCCCGATCGGTAGCTCTGGATGTCATCCTGGCAGACCCCAGTGACTCGCCGGAAGACGATCGGCGATTACAGGAGGTCCTGCGCCGCTATGCCGGACGGGTTGTTCTGGCTGCTCAGTTCACGTCCTCCGATACTCCTGCTGGGATGAAGCAGGCGCTGGTTACTCCCACCGATCTTTTTCCCAATGTGCCCCTGACCCTGGGATTAATTAACTTTCAACTGGCTGCTGACCAGCGCCTACGGCACCTGCCCGATCAGATACAGGCTGAGGTTTTGCGAGATCTGGGGTTGGAGCAGCCCATCCTCCCCTTTTATCGGTCAGTGCTGCAAATATCCAACCTGCCCCAGGCCGAATTCCATCCCGGAGACTTTATCTTTTACTATGGACCGGCAGGTAAGACGTTTCGCCATGTTCCTTTTTGGGAAGTGCTGCATCCTGGCAACTGGCAGGTTCACCTGAAACAGCAAACCTTTAAGGACAAAGTCGTGCTGATTGGGCCAACTGCCCTTGATCTGCAGGATTTTCAACTGACCCCCGTGGGTAAGATGGCCGGAATTGAGATCCACGCTAACGCCATGGCAACAGCCCTGGAAAATCGGGCTTTGTCTCAGGGCATTCCCGACCCCCTGTTCAGAGGATTGTTAGTCCTGATTGGTGCATTGGGCGCAGGCATTGTCCTCAGCACTATTCCTAAACGGCCAGCGGGTAACTTTCTCTGGGCCATGGGTATTACGATCGCCTGGGGTACGCTGAGTTACTTCAGCTTCACCTATAATCGGCAGATCTTCCCGACCGTTGTCCCCATGCTCACCATCTTCCTGAGCGGAATTACCTCCCTGACTACGGGGGCAATCAGTAGTCAGATGGAACAGCGTCGGTTGCAACGGACTCTAGAACGGTATGTGGCCGCCCCGATCGTCCAGCAAATTCTGCTGAATTACTCCAATGATTTTCAGTCGCTGTTGCAGGGGCGAAAGGTCAAAGCCGCCATCATGTTCTGTGATATCCGGGGCTTTACTACCCTCTCCTATAAGCTGGAACCAGAGCAGTTGATCAACCAGCTGAATGACTACTTTGATGCCATGGTCAACGTTATCCTGGCTGCTGGAGGGACTCTGGATAAGTTTATTGGGGATGCCGTCATGGCTGAATTTGGTTCTCCCCTTTCCAGTGGGGAACATAAAGATGTCATGAACGCAGTGCAGGCGGCTTTGGGTATGCGGTATGCCCTCTGTGAATTACGGAAACAGTGGCAACAGGAGGGAAAGATCCTCTTTTTCAATGGCATTGGAATTAATTTTGGTGAGTTACTGGTTGGGGATATTGGGTCTGACAAGCGTCGGGAATTCGCCGCGATCGGAGACGCTGTCAACGTAGCCAGTCGGGTCGAAAGCATGACCAAAAACTTCGAGACCGATATTCTGATTACGGACTCCGTTTACGAACTGGTTCGGGACGAGGTAGAGGTTCAAGATGTCGGTAAACATGCCCTCAAAGGGCGGGAAGAACCCGTTCAGCTCTACATTCTGATTGGCCTCAAAGGAAAAGACCAGACTCTCTACAAACAGGTACAAGAAGACCTGCACATGTATCTCAGTCAGGCTAAAGAATAA
- a CDS encoding B12-binding domain-containing radical SAM protein, which yields MTAVLNGKVKDQEFIQPVPESTIGRVHYQPRHHRRILCVFPKYSKSFGTFHYAYPLMAHVRAFMPPQGILIVAAYLPKEWEVRFIDENIKPAAPSDYQWADAVIVSGMHIQRPQINEINEKAHCCGKLTIVGGPSVSGCPEYYPDFDLLHLGELGDATDRMIEYIDLNGQRPEQQIRFETKERLPLREFPTPAYDKLDLGQYFLANVQFSSGCPYRCEFCDIPELYGRDPRLKTPEQVLRELDAMLESGNPGAVYFVDDNFVGDRRAVSELLPHLINWQKANGYPVQFACEATLNLAQSPKLLEMMREAYFCTVFCGIETPETDALKSISKDHNLSLPILEGIQRLNSYGMEVVSGIILGLDTDTPETGDRILDFIRLSQIPMLTINLLHALPKTPLWRRLEQEGRLNSGAGRESNVEFLLPYHQVVDMWRRCITTAYEPEFLYQRFAYQMEHTYPNRIAVPNSPARTSGENIRKGLTIMGNILLRVGIFGSYRKTFWSMAKPALKRGDIESLIHVGLVGHHLIEFAKECHRGEESASFYSQKLREKRPTEIEASVL from the coding sequence ATGACGGCAGTACTCAACGGTAAGGTGAAGGATCAGGAGTTTATTCAACCGGTTCCAGAAAGCACGATCGGCAGAGTTCACTACCAGCCCCGCCATCATCGGCGGATACTCTGCGTCTTCCCCAAGTACAGCAAATCTTTCGGCACCTTCCACTACGCCTATCCCTTGATGGCCCATGTGCGGGCCTTCATGCCCCCTCAGGGCATTCTGATTGTGGCCGCGTACTTGCCCAAAGAGTGGGAGGTGCGCTTTATAGACGAGAACATTAAACCAGCAGCCCCCTCTGACTACCAATGGGCAGATGCGGTGATTGTCAGCGGCATGCACATTCAGCGGCCCCAAATCAATGAGATCAACGAAAAGGCCCACTGCTGCGGCAAGCTGACGATCGTCGGTGGTCCTTCCGTCTCCGGTTGCCCCGAATATTACCCAGACTTCGATCTCCTGCACCTGGGGGAACTGGGAGACGCCACCGATCGCATGATCGAGTACATCGATCTGAATGGCCAGCGGCCAGAACAGCAGATCCGCTTCGAGACCAAGGAACGGCTGCCCCTGCGAGAGTTTCCCACCCCAGCCTATGACAAGCTGGATCTGGGGCAGTACTTTCTGGCCAATGTCCAGTTTTCCAGTGGTTGCCCCTACCGCTGTGAGTTCTGCGATATTCCCGAACTGTATGGCCGGGACCCCAGATTGAAGACTCCCGAACAGGTGCTGCGGGAACTAGATGCCATGCTGGAGTCGGGCAATCCAGGAGCCGTGTACTTTGTAGATGACAACTTTGTCGGCGATCGACGGGCCGTTTCCGAACTTCTGCCCCACCTGATCAACTGGCAGAAGGCAAATGGCTATCCGGTGCAGTTTGCCTGTGAGGCCACCCTGAACCTGGCCCAGAGCCCGAAACTACTGGAGATGATGCGGGAAGCCTACTTCTGTACCGTGTTCTGTGGCATTGAAACCCCCGAAACCGATGCCCTCAAATCCATCTCCAAAGACCACAATTTGAGTCTGCCGATCCTGGAAGGGATTCAGCGCTTGAACAGCTACGGTATGGAAGTGGTGTCGGGCATTATTCTGGGGTTGGATACGGATACGCCAGAGACGGGCGATCGCATCCTGGACTTTATTCGCCTGTCCCAGATTCCGATGCTGACGATTAACCTGCTGCATGCCCTGCCCAAGACTCCCCTGTGGCGGAGATTAGAACAGGAAGGGCGGTTAAATTCTGGAGCAGGCCGGGAATCGAACGTGGAGTTTCTCCTGCCCTACCATCAGGTGGTGGACATGTGGCGACGCTGCATCACCACCGCCTATGAGCCGGAATTCCTCTATCAGCGCTTTGCCTACCAGATGGAGCATACTTACCCGAATCGGATCGCCGTTCCCAACAGCCCAGCCCGGACTTCTGGCGAGAATATCCGCAAAGGGCTGACAATTATGGGGAATATTCTGCTCCGGGTCGGAATTTTTGGCAGTTACCGCAAAACCTTCTGGAGCATGGCCAAACCCGCCTTGAAACGGGGGGATATCGAAAGCCTGATCCATGTGGGTCTGGTAGGGCATCACCTGATTGAGTTTGCCAAGGAATGCCATCGAGGTGAAGAATCAGCTTCGTTCTACTCTCAGAAATTACGGGAAAAGCGGCCCACTGAAATCGAAGCCTCTGTTCTCTAA
- a CDS encoding YqaE/Pmp3 family membrane protein, with protein sequence MQVIRIIAAILLPPLGIFLTYGLGPTLLVNILLTLLGWVPGIIHALWAIAKHEEVAKRQETA encoded by the coding sequence ATGCAAGTCATTCGCATTATTGCTGCTATTCTGCTGCCCCCCCTCGGCATTTTTCTCACCTACGGATTAGGACCGACCCTGCTGGTTAACATTTTGCTGACCCTGTTGGGTTGGGTACCCGGAATTATCCATGCCCTCTGGGCGATCGCCAAGCATGAAGAAGTTGCCAAACGGCAAGAAACCGCCTGA
- the clpB gene encoding ATP-dependent chaperone ClpB has product MQPTNPNQFTEKAWEAIAQTPDIVKQAQQQQIETEHLMKALLEQEGLSVSIFNKLGIAVQRLRDRTEDFIKRQPRISGSGTSVYMGRSLDQLLDRADAYRKEFGDEYISIEHMLLGYGKDDRFGRAFFQEFKLDEAKLRKAIEEIRGSQKVTDQNPEGKYEVLEKYGRDLTDFARQGKLDPVIGRDDEIRRTIQILSRRTKNNPVLIGEPGVGKTAIAEGLAQRIVKGDVPESLRDRKLIALDMGALIAGAKFRGEFEERLKAVLKEVTESNGSIILFIDEIHTVVGAGATQGAMDAGNLLKPMLARGELRCIGATTLDEYRKYIEKDAALERRFQQVYIDQPSVEDTISILRGLKDRYETHHNVKIADSALVAAATLSNRYISDRFLPDKAIDLVDEAAAKLKMESTSKPDELDEIDRKILQLEMERLSLQKESDPASRDRLERLERELADLKEGQSGLNAQWQAEKEVLDRRKTIKEEIDQVNIEIQQAERDYDLNRAAELKYGKLTNLQRQLEETEAKLTQTQKTGKSLLREEVTESDIAEIISKWTGIPLNKLVESEKEKLLHLEEELHQRVVGQAEAVTAVADAIQRARAGLADPNRPTASFIFLGPTGVGKTELGKALAAYLFDTEEAMVRIDMSEYMEKHSVSRLIGAPPGYVGYEEGGQLTEAIRRRPYAVILFDEIEKAHPDVFNIMLQILDDGRVTDSQGHTVDFKNSVIIMTSNVGSQFILDVSGDESRYDEMQSRALEALRNSFRPEFLNRIDEIIIFHTLQRSELREIVKLQVKRLEQRLSDRKMALKLSDAALDFLADVGYDPTYGARPLKRAIQRELETQIAKAILRGEFDDGDTIYGDVENERLSFKRLLAELLTTP; this is encoded by the coding sequence ATGCAACCCACAAACCCCAATCAGTTTACAGAAAAAGCCTGGGAAGCTATTGCCCAGACGCCAGATATTGTTAAGCAGGCGCAGCAACAGCAAATTGAGACGGAACATCTGATGAAGGCGTTGCTGGAGCAGGAAGGGCTGAGCGTCAGTATCTTCAATAAATTAGGGATAGCTGTGCAGCGGTTGCGCGATCGCACGGAGGACTTTATTAAACGGCAACCCCGGATTTCGGGCAGCGGCACCTCGGTGTATATGGGGCGTAGCCTGGATCAACTCCTGGACCGGGCTGATGCCTACCGGAAGGAATTTGGGGATGAGTACATCTCGATCGAGCACATGTTGCTGGGCTATGGGAAGGACGATCGCTTTGGACGGGCCTTTTTCCAGGAGTTCAAACTGGATGAAGCAAAGCTGAGAAAGGCAATTGAAGAGATTCGGGGGAGTCAGAAAGTGACCGATCAAAATCCAGAGGGAAAATACGAAGTCCTAGAGAAATATGGGCGTGACCTGACCGACTTCGCCCGCCAGGGGAAACTGGACCCGGTGATTGGTCGGGATGATGAGATCCGACGCACGATTCAAATTCTCTCCCGACGTACCAAGAATAACCCGGTGCTGATTGGGGAACCTGGAGTGGGCAAAACGGCGATCGCCGAAGGATTGGCCCAGCGGATTGTCAAAGGGGATGTGCCGGAATCTCTGCGAGACCGTAAGCTGATTGCCCTCGACATGGGAGCGCTGATCGCAGGGGCCAAGTTCCGGGGTGAGTTTGAGGAGCGGCTGAAAGCCGTCCTGAAAGAAGTGACGGAATCCAATGGCAGTATTATCCTCTTTATCGACGAGATTCATACGGTGGTCGGGGCTGGCGCAACCCAGGGGGCCATGGATGCGGGCAACCTGCTCAAGCCCATGCTGGCCAGAGGGGAGTTGCGTTGTATCGGAGCCACCACCCTGGATGAATACCGCAAGTACATTGAAAAGGATGCAGCCCTGGAGCGGCGGTTTCAGCAGGTCTACATCGACCAGCCTAGCGTGGAGGACACGATCTCGATTTTGCGGGGTCTGAAGGACCGCTATGAAACCCACCATAATGTCAAGATTGCCGACAGCGCTCTGGTGGCAGCAGCCACCCTATCCAACCGCTATATCTCCGATCGCTTCCTGCCGGATAAAGCGATTGACCTGGTGGACGAGGCAGCAGCCAAACTGAAGATGGAGAGCACCTCCAAACCGGATGAACTGGACGAAATTGATCGCAAGATCCTGCAGTTGGAGATGGAACGGCTCTCTCTGCAGAAGGAAAGTGACCCGGCCTCCCGCGATCGACTGGAGCGATTGGAGCGGGAACTGGCAGACCTCAAGGAGGGACAGTCCGGCCTGAATGCCCAGTGGCAGGCCGAAAAGGAAGTCCTCGATCGGCGCAAAACCATTAAAGAAGAGATCGACCAGGTCAATATCGAAATCCAACAGGCCGAGCGAGACTATGACCTGAACCGGGCCGCTGAGTTGAAGTATGGGAAGTTGACGAACCTGCAGCGCCAACTGGAGGAGACGGAAGCCAAGCTGACCCAGACCCAGAAGACGGGTAAGTCCCTGTTGCGGGAGGAAGTCACCGAGTCGGATATTGCCGAGATTATTTCCAAATGGACCGGCATCCCCCTGAACAAACTGGTGGAATCGGAGAAGGAAAAATTGTTGCACCTGGAAGAAGAACTGCACCAGCGGGTGGTGGGTCAGGCAGAAGCGGTAACGGCTGTCGCTGACGCCATTCAACGGGCACGAGCAGGTCTGGCTGATCCGAATCGACCCACAGCCAGTTTCATCTTTCTGGGACCTACTGGCGTGGGTAAGACAGAACTGGGCAAAGCCCTGGCCGCTTATCTCTTTGATACGGAAGAGGCTATGGTCCGGATTGACATGTCGGAGTACATGGAGAAGCACTCGGTCTCTCGGTTGATTGGGGCTCCTCCCGGTTATGTGGGCTATGAGGAAGGGGGCCAACTGACGGAAGCGATTCGCCGCCGTCCCTATGCGGTCATCCTGTTCGATGAAATCGAGAAAGCTCACCCGGATGTGTTCAATATCATGTTGCAGATCCTGGATGATGGTCGGGTGACGGATTCCCAGGGCCACACGGTGGACTTTAAGAACAGTGTCATCATCATGACCAGTAACGTCGGCTCCCAGTTCATTCTGGATGTGTCTGGGGATGAATCTCGTTATGATGAAATGCAATCCAGGGCTCTGGAGGCACTGCGGAACAGCTTCCGACCAGAGTTCCTGAACCGGATTGATGAGATCATCATCTTCCATACCCTGCAACGGAGTGAACTGCGCGAGATCGTCAAGTTGCAGGTGAAGCGGCTGGAGCAGCGGTTGAGCGATCGGAAGATGGCCCTCAAACTCTCGGATGCTGCCCTTGATTTTCTGGCTGACGTGGGCTACGACCCCACCTATGGGGCTCGTCCTTTGAAGCGGGCGATTCAACGGGAACTGGAAACCCAGATTGCCAAGGCCATCTTGCGAGGGGAATTTGATGACGGGGATACGATTTATGGGGATGTGGAGAACGAGCGGCTGTCCTTTAAGCGGCTACTGGCTGAGTTGTTGACCACCCCATAA
- a CDS encoding cyclic peptide export ABC transporter: protein MKLLTFLLQSSGMTVVIALITGFISGGSTAGLIALISHALNQRGVIAMPTLAWAFIGLAIVSLVTSIVSQLMLIRLSQNAIFQLRLRLSRQILGAELSQLEVLKTPRLLATLTEDVQAVSDAVFAIPFLCIDLAIVLGSLIYITLLSWTVLLLVCGFMLVAIGSCQVLIDRGSRKLALARDDQDHLFAHLRTVTDGVKELKLNYQRRQSFLTEDLETTAAIYRQHNILGLTYFAGTASWGRLLFFFAAGFVLFALPNLVQVASPTISSYILTFTFLMLPMDNLVNRLPILSKAGISLRKIESLGLSLESRAEVTVPPPAVKADWQNLSLKGVTHTYHRELEDREFTLGPIDLTFHPGELVFIVGGNGSGKSTLAKLITGLYSPDVGEIYLDDQQITTENREWYRQHFSVVFSDFYLFDRLMGIDHPGLDTQAQRYLEKLQLNQKVEIAQGRFSTTALSQGQRKRLTLLTAYLEDRPIYLFDEWAADQDPAFKEIFYTQFLQELRNRGKTVLVISHDDQYFKVGDRVIKLNYGQIELTYAQCP, encoded by the coding sequence ATGAAATTGCTTACTTTTCTTTTACAGTCCTCTGGGATGACGGTGGTGATCGCCCTCATCACTGGATTTATTAGTGGTGGCAGCACAGCCGGTCTGATTGCCCTGATCAGCCACGCCCTGAATCAGCGAGGGGTAATAGCGATGCCTACCCTGGCCTGGGCCTTTATCGGGTTGGCGATCGTGTCTCTGGTCACCAGCATCGTCTCCCAGTTGATGTTGATTCGCCTCTCCCAAAATGCGATTTTCCAATTGCGATTGCGCCTGAGCCGGCAAATTCTGGGTGCTGAACTGAGCCAGTTGGAAGTGTTGAAAACCCCTCGGCTGCTGGCGACGCTCACTGAGGATGTGCAGGCTGTTTCCGATGCGGTTTTTGCGATTCCCTTTCTCTGTATCGACCTGGCGATCGTCCTGGGATCTCTGATCTATATCACCCTGCTGTCCTGGACGGTGTTGCTGCTGGTCTGTGGGTTTATGCTGGTGGCAATTGGCAGTTGTCAGGTGCTGATCGATCGGGGGAGCCGTAAACTGGCCCTGGCCAGGGACGATCAGGATCACCTGTTTGCTCATCTGCGGACAGTCACCGATGGGGTGAAGGAACTGAAGCTGAACTACCAGCGGCGGCAGTCCTTTCTGACGGAAGACCTGGAAACCACAGCCGCTATCTATCGGCAGCACAATATTCTGGGATTGACCTACTTTGCCGGAACTGCCAGTTGGGGCAGACTGCTGTTCTTTTTTGCGGCTGGATTCGTCCTGTTCGCCTTACCCAATCTGGTCCAGGTGGCCTCCCCCACGATCTCCAGCTATATCCTGACCTTCACTTTTCTGATGCTGCCCATGGATAACCTGGTGAATCGATTGCCGATTCTCAGTAAAGCTGGGATTTCCCTCCGTAAAATTGAGTCCCTGGGCCTGTCTCTGGAGAGTCGAGCCGAGGTCACGGTTCCACCACCTGCCGTCAAGGCCGACTGGCAAAACCTGTCGCTGAAAGGGGTTACCCACACCTATCATCGAGAGCTAGAGGACCGGGAATTTACCCTGGGACCGATCGACCTGACTTTCCATCCAGGTGAGTTGGTCTTCATTGTTGGGGGCAATGGCAGTGGTAAGTCTACCCTGGCAAAGCTGATCACCGGATTATATTCCCCCGATGTCGGAGAAATTTACCTGGACGATCAGCAGATTACGACCGAGAACCGCGAGTGGTATCGCCAGCATTTTTCGGTGGTGTTTTCGGATTTCTACCTGTTCGATCGGCTGATGGGCATCGATCATCCCGGTCTGGATACCCAGGCCCAGCGGTATCTGGAAAAATTACAACTGAATCAAAAAGTTGAAATTGCCCAGGGTCGTTTCTCTACCACTGCTCTCTCCCAGGGACAGCGCAAACGTCTGACCTTGCTGACCGCTTACCTGGAGGATCGCCCGATCTACCTGTTTGACGAATGGGCCGCTGATCAGGACCCGGCCTTCAAAGAAATCTTCTATACCCAGTTCCTCCAGGAATTGCGCAATCGAGGTAAGACCGTGCTGGTGATCAGCCATGACGATCAGTACTTCAAAGTCGGCGATCGGGTGATCAAACTCAACTACGGCCAAATCGAGCTAACCTATGCTCAGTGCCCATAG
- a CDS encoding phage holin family protein, translating to MLGFFLTTLITALSLLIVDLVVPGVDIATFAAALLAAVSIGFVNGTIRPVLFILSLPINLLTLGAFTLVLNGVCFWLASLLVPGFAVHGIIGFILGPIVLSLGSTFLSKYFAERGTGQGLAGSSTGVTLEAEK from the coding sequence ATGCTCGGATTCTTTCTCACGACTCTGATTACGGCCCTCAGCCTGCTGATTGTTGACCTGGTTGTTCCAGGAGTTGATATTGCCACATTTGCCGCTGCCTTACTGGCTGCCGTCTCCATTGGATTTGTGAACGGAACGATCAGGCCAGTCCTGTTTATTCTGTCGTTGCCGATTAACCTGCTTACCCTGGGGGCCTTTACCCTGGTCCTGAACGGGGTGTGTTTCTGGCTGGCTTCCCTGCTGGTGCCTGGTTTTGCAGTCCATGGGATCATCGGCTTCATTCTGGGACCGATCGTGCTTTCCCTGGGCAGCACCTTCCTGAGCAAATACTTTGCTGAGCGGGGCACGGGTCAGGGATTGGCTGGCAGCTCCACCGGGGTCACCCTGGAAGCCGAGAAGTAG
- a CDS encoding Uma2 family endonuclease codes for MVQPQVGHPLSFNDFLEWYPDNGRRYELIEGVVVEMVPTGPHEDVGGFLAAELNLEIRRNQLPYSIPRTCLIKPQAEGSGYVPDVVVLNRELLQQEPLWPKASVIQNGATVPLVIEVVSTNWRDDYGHKLVEYEAMGIAEYWLVDFRALGAVRHVGNPKQPTITICQLEDNEYQMRRFVTGDALISGMFPNLNLTTDAVFAAAG; via the coding sequence ATGGTTCAACCACAGGTGGGACACCCGCTGAGTTTTAACGACTTTTTAGAGTGGTATCCCGACAATGGCCGCCGCTATGAACTGATTGAGGGGGTTGTGGTTGAAATGGTACCCACAGGACCTCATGAAGATGTCGGTGGATTTCTGGCCGCAGAACTAAACCTCGAAATTCGGCGCAACCAGTTGCCCTATTCAATTCCTCGAACCTGCCTAATCAAACCCCAGGCAGAAGGATCGGGCTATGTGCCAGACGTGGTGGTGCTGAATCGGGAGTTATTGCAGCAGGAACCCCTCTGGCCAAAGGCTTCGGTCATTCAGAATGGCGCAACTGTTCCCCTGGTGATTGAGGTCGTCAGCACCAACTGGCGGGATGATTATGGTCATAAGCTGGTGGAATACGAGGCCATGGGCATTGCCGAATATTGGCTGGTTGATTTTCGGGCTTTGGGTGCGGTACGCCATGTGGGTAACCCGAAACAACCGACGATTACAATCTGCCAGCTTGAGGATAATGAGTATCAAATGCGGCGATTTGTGACTGGAGACGCCTTGATTTCTGGCATGTTTCCAAATTTGAATTTGACCACTGATGCCGTATTTGCCGCTGCAGGTTAA